One window of Mus caroli chromosome 11, CAROLI_EIJ_v1.1, whole genome shotgun sequence genomic DNA carries:
- the Sowaha gene encoding ankyrin repeat domain-containing protein SOWAHA, which translates to MALAAAAAAAAAAAGVSQAAVLGFLREHGGQVRNSELLSRFKPLLDAGDPRGRAARRDRFKQFVNNVAVVKELDGVKFVVLRKKPRPPEGPEAPFPSSPGVPAALAQCTAVPAEDNCAPGAPHSPQPSGEPPEDSSAPSELQHTPETPPSEATQVEAPTGSAPQPGVPEDSALPRSSELARPASVPSGLALTSTESPGPEPAPPTAQVPPQKPCMLPVRCVVPGPAALRIRAEEQGLRRQRSEEPSPRGSPMLLRRLSVEESGLGLHLGPGRSPHLRRLSRAGPRLLSPDTEEMPVAPLPSPAVPLEPTEHEWLVRTASGRWSHQLHGLLLRDRGLAAKRDFMSGFTALHWAAKNGDREMALQLVEVARRGGAPVDVNARSHGGYTPLHLAALHGHEDAAVLLVVRLGAQVHVRDYSGRRAYQYLRPGSSYALRRLLGDPGLRSMMEPDAASGGSGSLVSRHPVQVAATILSSTTSAFLGVLADDMMLQDLARGLKKSSSFSKFLGASPMAPRKKTKIRGGLPSFTEISHRPTPGPLAGLVPSLPPPT; encoded by the coding sequence ATGGCGCTGGCAGCCGCCGCCGcagccgccgccgctgccgcagGCGTGAGCCAGGCGGCCGTGCTGGGCTTCCTGCGGGAGCACGGCGGGCAGGTGCGCAACTCCGAGCTGCTGAGCCGCTTCAAGCCGCTGCTGGACGCTGGGGACCCACGGGGCCGCGCGGCCCGTAGGGACCGCTTCAAGCAGTTCGTCAACAACGTGGCCGTGGTGAAGGAGCTGGATGGGGTCAAGTTCGTGGTGCTGAGAAAGAAGCCCCGGCCGCCGGAAGGACCCGAGGCCCCATTCCCCTCCAGCCCTGGAGTGCCAGCCGCGCTGGCCCAGTGCACTGCTGTCCCAGCGGAGGACAACTGTGCTCCCGGGGCTCCCCACTCCCCACAGCCTTCAGGAGAACCGCCGGAGGACTCATCCGCACCATCCGAGCTACAGCACACCCCTGAGACCCCACCCTCAGAGGCCACCCAGGTTGAGGCGCCAACAGGCTCAGCGCCACAGCCCGGGGTGCCCGAGGATTCGGCGCTACCTCGGTCCTCGGAGCTAGCCCGACCGGCTAGCGTGCCGTCGGGGCTGGCCCTGACAAGCACAGAGTCGCCAGGCCCGGAGCCTGCACCTCCCACGGCGCAAGTGCCACCGCAGAAGCCTTGCATGTTGCCGGTGCGCTGCGTCGTCCCTGGCCCCGCGGCGCTGCGGATCCGAGCGGAGGAGCAGGGCCTGCGCCGGCAGCGCTCGGAAGAGCCGAGCCCGCGGGGCTCCCCGATGCTCCTGCGGAGGCTTTCGGTAGAGGAGTCGGGTCTGGGACTCCACCTGGGACCCGGCCGTTCCCCGCATCTCAGGCGCCTGTCCCGCGCCGGTCCGCGCCTGCTGAGTCCGGACACGGAGGAGATGCCCGTCGCACCGCTACCGTCACCCGCGGTGCCCCTGGAGCCCACGGAGCACGAGTGGCTGGTGCGCACGGCCAGCGGTCGTTGGAGTCACCAGCTGCACGGGCTGCTCTTGCGGGACCGGGGCCTGGCTGCCAAGCGCGACTTCATGTCCGGCTTCACCGCGCTACACTGGGCGGCCAAGAACGGCGACCGGGAGATGGCTTTACAGCTGGTGGAGGTGGCGCGGCGTGGAGGCGCGCCCGTGGACGTGAACGCGCGCTCTCACGGTGGCTACACGCCGCTGCACCTGGCCGCTCTGCACGGCCACGAGGATGCCGCTGTGCTGCTAGTGGTGCGCTTGGGTGCCCAAGTGCACGTCCGCGACTACAGCGGCCGGCGTGCCTACCAGTACCTACGGCCTGGCTCCTCCTACGCTCTGCGGCGTTTATTGGGTGACCCTGGCCTGCGATCTATGATGGAGCCTGATGCGGCCAGTGGTGGCAGTGGGAGCCTTGTGTCTCGGCACCCCGTGCAGGTGGCCGCCACTATCCTCAGCTCCACCACTAGCGCGTTTCTGGGCGTCCTGGCCGATGACATGATGCTCCAGGACCTGGCCCGTGGCTTGAAGAAGTCAAGTTCCTTCAGCAAGTTCTTGGGTGCCTCACCCATGGCTCCCCGAAAAAAGACCAAGATTCGTGGTGGCCTGCCGTCCTTCACCGAAATCTCTCATCGACCCACTCCAGGACCTTTAGCTGGTTTAGTGCCCAGTCTGCCCCCTCCAACCTGA